A genomic segment from Cyprinus carpio isolate SPL01 chromosome A4, ASM1834038v1, whole genome shotgun sequence encodes:
- the LOC109066988 gene encoding neuronal cell adhesion molecule-like isoform X5 has product MDRKRSCTLCGGAVMLLLLGHMINALEVPLDPKVLEGLPQPPTITHQSPKDYIIDPRENIIIHCEAKGKPHPSFSWTRNGTHFDAEKDSKVIMKPNSGTLVIDISGEKVEAYEGVYQCIARNEHGSALSNNIVIRQSRSPLWSKERIEPITVQRGMSLVLQCRPPAGLPPPIIFWMDNNFQRLPQNSRVSQALNGDLYFSNVLMDDNRNDYICYARFPHTQTIQQKQPITVNVLDIEAMNDTVLAAFLNGSDFWGDSPSGERAPTFMQPPGMHSTSMVLKGDTLQLECIADGLPTPDISWSKVNGDLPSGRFSFHSFQKTLKITEVTDADGGDYRCLARNRLGSNHHIITVVVRAAPFWISAPQNLILAPKESGMLTCRADGNPKPTVTWSVNGIPIENSHKDPSRKIENGNIILSDVQTGSSAVYQCNASNEYGYLLGNAFVSVLAEPPRVLTPPNHVYSVITNSRALLDCASFGSPLPKITWFKNGQSVLDGDLYIIHKNNTLEINVARPVHSGKYTCIASNSLGNKENHVYLEVKEPTRILRQPEYKVVQRNGMAEFECKVKHDPTLFPSMIWLKDNMELPDDSRFEVGSDSLTIHDVREDDEGNYTCIRNTTLDQDSASAMLTVVEATPTPPIIMEQPDPPRDLELTDQREHSVRLTWTPGDENNSPIQLFLIQYEDSLHEPGVWVNMTEVSGTSTTAHLELSPYVYYSFRVLALNEVGLSEPSAPSRQYRTNPAQPEVNPSDVEVIGTSPDSITITWRELTGLESNGPGLQYKVSWRQKDVDQQWTSLPLANVSQYVVTGTPTFTPYEVTVQAVNEYGPGPSPEVVLGYSGEDLPTVAPENVKVYVQNWTLAEVSWDAVPLSTVQGRLNGYKVSYWKLRSLQKQDPEPKKPQELIFQGNETEGLLFGLHPYSQYNLNIRAFNGKGDGPTSSNQIFETPEGVPGPPADLKVENLNLDSLIVKWAPPVEHNGHLTGYLLKYQPINTTDKLGPLKELLLAANETSITLDNLKHSTRYKFYLNAKTVKGAGPTVTEEGVTIMDEAMTSKQVDIATQGWFIGLMCAIALLILVLLIVCFIKRNKGGKYPVKEKEDAHQDPEIQPMKEDDGTFGEYRDSDRNFFIPLR; this is encoded by the exons CTAAAGTTCTGGAGGGAT TGCCTCAGCCTCCCACAATAACTCATCAGTCCCCCAAGGATTACATCATCGACCCTCGGGAGAACATCATTATCCACTGTGAGGCGAAAGGAAAGCCTCATCCCAG CTTTTCATGGACACGTAATGGCACTCATTTCGACGCGGAAAAGGATTCCAAAGTTATCATGAAGCCCAACTCAGGCACTCTGGTCATTGACATTAGTGGAGAGAAGGTAGAGGCATACGAGGGTGTTTACCAGTGCATCGCCCGCAACGAGCACGGCTCTGCCTTGTCCAATAACATTGTCATCCGTCAGTCAA GGTCCCCCTTGTGGTCAAAAGAGAGAATTgaaccaatcacagtgcagagGGGTATGTCTCTTGTACTGCAGTGCAGACCCCCAGCTGGCCTGCCTCCTCCAATCATCTTCTGGATGGATAACA ATTTCCAGAGACTACCCCAAAACAGCCGTGTATCCCAGGCTTTAAACGGAGACCTGTATTTCTCCAATGTGCTCATGGATGACAACAGAAACGACTACATCTGCTACGCCCGCTTCCCACACACTCAGACTATCCAACAGAAACAGCCGATCACTGTCAATGTGCTCGACA TTGAAGCTATGAATGACACTGTGTTGGCAGCTTTTTTGAATGGCTCAGATTTTTGGGGTG ACAGTCCTTCTGGGGAGAGAGCGCCCACTTTCATGCAGCCACCAGGAATGCACAGTACCAGCATGGTCCTGAAAGGAGACACGCTGCAACTGGAATGCATCGCTGATGGCCT TCCAACGCCAGATATCTCCTGGAGCAAGGTGAACGGTGACCTGCCAAGCGGCCGTTTTTCATTTCACAGTTTCCAGAAAACTCTGAAGATAACAGAGGTGACAGACGCAGATGGGGGAGATTACCGCTGTTTAGCCAGGAATCGCCTGGGGAGCAACCATCACATCATCACTGTAGTGGTCAGAG CGGCTCCCTTTTGGATCAGTGCCCCTCAGAACCTCATCCTGGCCCCGAAAGAATCTGGAATGCTCACCTGCCGGGCGGATGGCAACCCTAAACCCACGGTCACATGGTCTGTCAATGGAATTCCCATTGAAA ACTCACATAAGGACCCCAGTCGGAAAATCGAAAATGGCAATATCATCCTCAGTGATGTTCAGACCGGCTCAAGTGCTGTTTACCAGTGTAACGCCTCCAATGAGTACGGTTATCTGCTGGGCAATGCCTTTGTCAGTGTCCTGG cTGAACCTCCAAGGGTGCTGACCCCTCCAAATCATGTGTACTCAGTCATCACTAACAGTAGAGCTTTGTTAGACTGTGCTTCGTTTGGCTCACCACTTCCAAAAATCACATG GTTTAAAAACGGTCAGAGTGTATTGGATGGAGACTTGTACATCATTCATAAGAACAATACCTTAGAGATCAATGTGGCTCGGCCAGTACACAGTGGCAAATACACCTGCATTGCCTCAAACAGTCTTGGCaacaaagaaaatcatgtttacCTGGAAGTGAAAG AGCCTACACGGATCCTCAGACAGCCTGAGTATAAAGTGGTCCAGAGAAACGGCATGGCAGAATTTGAGTGCAAGGTCAAACACGACCCCACTCTCTTTCCCTCCATGATATGGCTCAAAGACAATATGGAGCTCCCCGATGACTCTCG aTTTGAGGTGGGCTCTGATAGTCTGACTATACATGACGTGAGAGAGGACGATGAGGGCAACTACACCTGCATCAGAAACACCACCCTTGACCAAGATTCAGCCAGCGCCATGCTCACAGTAGTCG AGGCCACACCAACACCACCTATAATAATGG AGCAACCGGATCCGCCCAGAGACCTGGAGCTGACAGACCAACGAGAGCACAGTGTTCGGCTTACATGGACCCCTGGTGATGAAAACAACAGTCCTATTCAAC TGTTCCTGATCCAGTATGAAGATTCGCTTCACGAGCCTGGAGTATGGGTCAATATGACCGAAGTCTCAGGAACCAGCACCACAGCACACTTGGAGCTTTCCCCGTATGTCTATTACTCCTTCAGGGTCCTGGCACTCAATGAAGTGGGTCTGAGTGAACCCAGCGCTCCATCCAGACAGTACAGAACCAACCCTGCAC AGCCTGAAGTGAATCCATCAGACGTTGAAGTCATTGGAACATCACCTGACAGTATAACAATAACTTGGAGG GAGCTGACTGGGCTGGAGTCGAACGGTCCAGGCCTACAGTACAAAGTGAGCTGGAGACAGAAAGATGTGGATCAGCAATGGACTTCTCTCCCTCTGGCCAATGTCTCGCAATATGTGGTGACAGGAACGCCCACTTTTACACCCTATGAAGTCACCGTGCAAGCGGTCAATGAATACGGCCCTGGTCCCAGTCCAGAGGTAGTGCTGGGATATTCAGGAGAGGACT TACCAACTGTGGCCCCAGAGAACGTAAAAGTTTATGTTCAGAATTGGACATTGGCTGAAGTGAGCTGGGACGCTGTTCCTCTTTCAACAGTACAAGGACGACTGAATGGATACAAG GTGAGTTACTGGAAGTTGAGAAGCCTACAGAAGCAAGACCCTGAGCCCAAGAAACCACAGGAGCTCATCTTTCAAGGGAATGAGACGGAGGGTCTTCTGTTTGGCCTTCATCCCTACAGCCAGTACAACCTCAACATTAGAGCCTTCAACGGGAAAGGAGACGGACCCACCAGCTCCAATCAGATATTTGAAACACCAGAGGGAG ttcctgGGCCTCCTGCAGATTTAAAAGTCGAAAATCTGAACCTGGACTCATTGATTGTCAAGTGGGCGCCACCTGTAGAACACAACGGTCACTTGACAGGATACTTGCTCAAATACCAGCCTA TCAATACAACAGATAAACTTGGGCCGCTCAAAGAGCTGCTTCTAGCAGCAAACGAGACCAGCATCACTCTGGACAACCTCAAGCACAGCACACGCTACAAGTTCTATTTGAACGCCAAGACTGTCAAGGGCGCTGGCCCCACTGTCACAGAAGAGGGTGTCACAATCATGGACGAAG CTATGACTAGCAAGCAGGTTGACATAGCCACACAGGGCTGGTTTATCGGGCTGATGTGTGCCATTGCTTTACTGATCCTGGTGCTCCTCATCGTTTGCTTTATAAAGAGGAACAAAGGAGGCAAATATCCAG taaaagaaaaagaagatgcCCATCAAGACCCAGAAATCCAGCCCATGAAAGAGGATGATGGGACATTTGGGGAGTACAG GGATTCAGACCGTAATTTTTTCATTCCTCTGAGATGA
- the LOC109066988 gene encoding neuronal cell adhesion molecule-like isoform X6 yields the protein MDRKRSCTLCGGAVMLLLLGHMINALEVPLDPKVLEGLPQPPTITHQSPKDYIIDPRENIIIHCEAKGKPHPSFSWTRNGTHFDAEKDSKVIMKPNSGTLVIDISGEKVEAYEGVYQCIARNEHGSALSNNIVIRQSRSPLWSKERIEPITVQRGMSLVLQCRPPAGLPPPIIFWMDNNFQRLPQNSRVSQALNGDLYFSNVLMDDNRNDYICYARFPHTQTIQQKQPITVNVLDIEAMNDTVLAAFLNGSDFWGDSPSGERAPTFMQPPGMHSTSMVLKGDTLQLECIADGLPTPDISWSKVNGDLPSGRFSFHSFQKTLKITEVTDADGGDYRCLARNRLGSNHHIITVVVRAAPFWISAPQNLILAPKESGMLTCRADGNPKPTVTWSVNGIPIENSHKDPSRKIENGNIILSDVQTGSSAVYQCNASNEYGYLLGNAFVSVLAEPPRVLTPPNHVYSVITNSRALLDCASFGSPLPKITWFKNGQSVLDGDLYIIHKNNTLEINVARPVHSGKYTCIASNSLGNKENHVYLEVKEPTRILRQPEYKVVQRNGMAEFECKVKHDPTLFPSMIWLKDNMELPDDSRFEVGSDSLTIHDVREDDEGNYTCIRNTTLDQDSASAMLTVVEATPTPPIIMEQPDPPRDLELTDQREHSVRLTWTPGDENNSPIQLFLIQYEDSLHEPGVWVNMTEVSGTSTTAHLELSPYVYYSFRVLALNEVGLSEPSAPSRQYRTNPAQPEVNPSDVEVIGTSPDSITITWRELTGLESNGPGLQYKVSWRQKDVDQQWTSLPLANVSQYVVTGTPTFTPYEVTVQAVNEYGPGPSPEVVLGYSGEDLPTVAPENVKVYVQNWTLAEVSWDAVPLSTVQGRLNGYKVSYWKLRSLQKQDPEPKKPQELIFQGNETEGLLFGLHPYSQYNLNIRAFNGKGDGPTSSNQIFETPEGVPGPPADLKVENLNLDSLIVKWAPPVEHNGHLTGYLLKYQPINTTDKLGPLKELLLAANETSITLDNLKHSTRYKFYLNAKTVKGAGPTVTEEGVTIMDEALIQHPAVEAGKGSAPTSSPPTPSVTQSLQPPFHKAPPVGRMFGSVNSSVEEDHAVISWEYSGPDRNVYVEFVLLKISLLLCVYLISYSKEPWKTEFVNGTRTYQIRGLKPGMSYRVRVVAKDHSDATVHSTEELLITVPAMTSKQVDIATQGWFIGLMCAIALLILVLLIVCFIKRNKGGKYPVKEKEDAHQDPEIQPMKEDDGTFGEYSDTEDHKPLKGSRTPSNGTVKKDDSDDSLVDYGEGGDGQFNEDGSFIGQYSGKKEKDTAEGNESSEAPSPVNAMNSFV from the exons CTAAAGTTCTGGAGGGAT TGCCTCAGCCTCCCACAATAACTCATCAGTCCCCCAAGGATTACATCATCGACCCTCGGGAGAACATCATTATCCACTGTGAGGCGAAAGGAAAGCCTCATCCCAG CTTTTCATGGACACGTAATGGCACTCATTTCGACGCGGAAAAGGATTCCAAAGTTATCATGAAGCCCAACTCAGGCACTCTGGTCATTGACATTAGTGGAGAGAAGGTAGAGGCATACGAGGGTGTTTACCAGTGCATCGCCCGCAACGAGCACGGCTCTGCCTTGTCCAATAACATTGTCATCCGTCAGTCAA GGTCCCCCTTGTGGTCAAAAGAGAGAATTgaaccaatcacagtgcagagGGGTATGTCTCTTGTACTGCAGTGCAGACCCCCAGCTGGCCTGCCTCCTCCAATCATCTTCTGGATGGATAACA ATTTCCAGAGACTACCCCAAAACAGCCGTGTATCCCAGGCTTTAAACGGAGACCTGTATTTCTCCAATGTGCTCATGGATGACAACAGAAACGACTACATCTGCTACGCCCGCTTCCCACACACTCAGACTATCCAACAGAAACAGCCGATCACTGTCAATGTGCTCGACA TTGAAGCTATGAATGACACTGTGTTGGCAGCTTTTTTGAATGGCTCAGATTTTTGGGGTG ACAGTCCTTCTGGGGAGAGAGCGCCCACTTTCATGCAGCCACCAGGAATGCACAGTACCAGCATGGTCCTGAAAGGAGACACGCTGCAACTGGAATGCATCGCTGATGGCCT TCCAACGCCAGATATCTCCTGGAGCAAGGTGAACGGTGACCTGCCAAGCGGCCGTTTTTCATTTCACAGTTTCCAGAAAACTCTGAAGATAACAGAGGTGACAGACGCAGATGGGGGAGATTACCGCTGTTTAGCCAGGAATCGCCTGGGGAGCAACCATCACATCATCACTGTAGTGGTCAGAG CGGCTCCCTTTTGGATCAGTGCCCCTCAGAACCTCATCCTGGCCCCGAAAGAATCTGGAATGCTCACCTGCCGGGCGGATGGCAACCCTAAACCCACGGTCACATGGTCTGTCAATGGAATTCCCATTGAAA ACTCACATAAGGACCCCAGTCGGAAAATCGAAAATGGCAATATCATCCTCAGTGATGTTCAGACCGGCTCAAGTGCTGTTTACCAGTGTAACGCCTCCAATGAGTACGGTTATCTGCTGGGCAATGCCTTTGTCAGTGTCCTGG cTGAACCTCCAAGGGTGCTGACCCCTCCAAATCATGTGTACTCAGTCATCACTAACAGTAGAGCTTTGTTAGACTGTGCTTCGTTTGGCTCACCACTTCCAAAAATCACATG GTTTAAAAACGGTCAGAGTGTATTGGATGGAGACTTGTACATCATTCATAAGAACAATACCTTAGAGATCAATGTGGCTCGGCCAGTACACAGTGGCAAATACACCTGCATTGCCTCAAACAGTCTTGGCaacaaagaaaatcatgtttacCTGGAAGTGAAAG AGCCTACACGGATCCTCAGACAGCCTGAGTATAAAGTGGTCCAGAGAAACGGCATGGCAGAATTTGAGTGCAAGGTCAAACACGACCCCACTCTCTTTCCCTCCATGATATGGCTCAAAGACAATATGGAGCTCCCCGATGACTCTCG aTTTGAGGTGGGCTCTGATAGTCTGACTATACATGACGTGAGAGAGGACGATGAGGGCAACTACACCTGCATCAGAAACACCACCCTTGACCAAGATTCAGCCAGCGCCATGCTCACAGTAGTCG AGGCCACACCAACACCACCTATAATAATGG AGCAACCGGATCCGCCCAGAGACCTGGAGCTGACAGACCAACGAGAGCACAGTGTTCGGCTTACATGGACCCCTGGTGATGAAAACAACAGTCCTATTCAAC TGTTCCTGATCCAGTATGAAGATTCGCTTCACGAGCCTGGAGTATGGGTCAATATGACCGAAGTCTCAGGAACCAGCACCACAGCACACTTGGAGCTTTCCCCGTATGTCTATTACTCCTTCAGGGTCCTGGCACTCAATGAAGTGGGTCTGAGTGAACCCAGCGCTCCATCCAGACAGTACAGAACCAACCCTGCAC AGCCTGAAGTGAATCCATCAGACGTTGAAGTCATTGGAACATCACCTGACAGTATAACAATAACTTGGAGG GAGCTGACTGGGCTGGAGTCGAACGGTCCAGGCCTACAGTACAAAGTGAGCTGGAGACAGAAAGATGTGGATCAGCAATGGACTTCTCTCCCTCTGGCCAATGTCTCGCAATATGTGGTGACAGGAACGCCCACTTTTACACCCTATGAAGTCACCGTGCAAGCGGTCAATGAATACGGCCCTGGTCCCAGTCCAGAGGTAGTGCTGGGATATTCAGGAGAGGACT TACCAACTGTGGCCCCAGAGAACGTAAAAGTTTATGTTCAGAATTGGACATTGGCTGAAGTGAGCTGGGACGCTGTTCCTCTTTCAACAGTACAAGGACGACTGAATGGATACAAG GTGAGTTACTGGAAGTTGAGAAGCCTACAGAAGCAAGACCCTGAGCCCAAGAAACCACAGGAGCTCATCTTTCAAGGGAATGAGACGGAGGGTCTTCTGTTTGGCCTTCATCCCTACAGCCAGTACAACCTCAACATTAGAGCCTTCAACGGGAAAGGAGACGGACCCACCAGCTCCAATCAGATATTTGAAACACCAGAGGGAG ttcctgGGCCTCCTGCAGATTTAAAAGTCGAAAATCTGAACCTGGACTCATTGATTGTCAAGTGGGCGCCACCTGTAGAACACAACGGTCACTTGACAGGATACTTGCTCAAATACCAGCCTA TCAATACAACAGATAAACTTGGGCCGCTCAAAGAGCTGCTTCTAGCAGCAAACGAGACCAGCATCACTCTGGACAACCTCAAGCACAGCACACGCTACAAGTTCTATTTGAACGCCAAGACTGTCAAGGGCGCTGGCCCCACTGTCACAGAAGAGGGTGTCACAATCATGGACGAAG CATTAATTCAGCATCCCGCAGTAGAGGCGGGTAAAG GCTCAGCCCCCACTTCATCACCACCAACCCCCTCTGTCACTCAATCTTTGCAGCCCCCGTTTCACAAGG cgccacctgttggtcggATGTTTGGGAGTGTGAACTCCTCAGTGGAGGAGGACCATGCTGTGATAAGCTGGGAATACTCGGGGCCAGATAGGAATGTTTATGTGGAATTTGTCCTCCTTAAAATTTCACTCCTGCTGTGCGTTTATTTAATATCATATA GTAAAGAACCCTGGAAAACAGAGTTTGTAAATGGCACTCGGACATATCAGATTAGAGGACTAAAGCCGGGGATGTCCTATAGGGTTCGGGTGGTAGCCAAAGACCACTCAGACGCAACGGTCCACAGTACAGAGGAGCTGTTGATTACAGTTCCAG CTATGACTAGCAAGCAGGTTGACATAGCCACACAGGGCTGGTTTATCGGGCTGATGTGTGCCATTGCTTTACTGATCCTGGTGCTCCTCATCGTTTGCTTTATAAAGAGGAACAAAGGAGGCAAATATCCAG taaaagaaaaagaagatgcCCATCAAGACCCAGAAATCCAGCCCATGAAAGAGGATGATGGGACATTTGGGGAGTACAG TGACACGGAGGATCACAAGCCCTTGAAAGGCAGCCGGACCCCATCCAATGGGACGGTCAAGAAGGACGACAGTGACGACAGCCTGGTGGATTATGGCGAGGGAGGAGACGGCCAGTTCAACGAGGATGGCTCGTTCATCGGCCAGTACAGCGGGAAGAAGGAAAAAGACACGGCAGAAGGCAACGAGAGTTCGGAGGCTCCTTCTCCGGTCAACGCCATGAACTCCTTTGTGTAA
- the LOC109066988 gene encoding neuronal cell adhesion molecule-like isoform X3, which yields MDRKRSCTLCGGAVMLLLLGHMINALEVPLDPKVLEGLPQPPTITHQSPKDYIIDPRENIIIHCEAKGKPHPSFSWTRNGTHFDAEKDSKVIMKPNSGTLVIDISGEKVEAYEGVYQCIARNEHGSALSNNIVIRQSRSPLWSKERIEPITVQRGMSLVLQCRPPAGLPPPIIFWMDNNFQRLPQNSRVSQALNGDLYFSNVLMDDNRNDYICYARFPHTQTIQQKQPITVNVLDIEAMNDTVLAAFLNGSDFWGDSPSGERAPTFMQPPGMHSTSMVLKGDTLQLECIADGLPTPDISWSKVNGDLPSGRFSFHSFQKTLKITEVTDADGGDYRCLARNRLGSNHHIITVVVRAAPFWISAPQNLILAPKESGMLTCRADGNPKPTVTWSVNGIPIENSHKDPSRKIENGNIILSDVQTGSSAVYQCNASNEYGYLLGNAFVSVLAEPPRVLTPPNHVYSVITNSRALLDCASFGSPLPKITWFKNGQSVLDGDLYIIHKNNTLEINVARPVHSGKYTCIASNSLGNKENHVYLEVKEPTRILRQPEYKVVQRNGMAEFECKVKHDPTLFPSMIWLKDNMELPDDSRFEVGSDSLTIHDVREDDEGNYTCIRNTTLDQDSASAMLTVVEQPDPPRDLELTDQREHSVRLTWTPGDENNSPIQLFLIQYEDSLHEPGVWVNMTEVSGTSTTAHLELSPYVYYSFRVLALNEVGLSEPSAPSRQYRTNPAQPEVNPSDVEVIGTSPDSITITWRELTGLESNGPGLQYKVSWRQKDVDQQWTSLPLANVSQYVVTGTPTFTPYEVTVQAVNEYGPGPSPEVVLGYSGEDLPTVAPENVKVYVQNWTLAEVSWDAVPLSTVQGRLNGYKVSYWKLRSLQKQDPEPKKPQELIFQGNETEGLLFGLHPYSQYNLNIRAFNGKGDGPTSSNQIFETPEGVPGPPADLKVENLNLDSLIVKWAPPVEHNGHLTGYLLKYQPINTTDKLGPLKELLLAANETSITLDNLKHSTRYKFYLNAKTVKGAGPTVTEEGVTIMDEAMTSKQVDIATQGWFIGLMCAIALLILVLLIVCFIKRNKGGKYPVKEKEDAHQDPEIQPMKEDDGTFGEYSDTEDHKPLKGSRTPSNGTVKKDDSDDSLVDYGEGGDGQFNEDGSFIGQYSGKKEKDTAEGNESSEAPSPVNAMNSFV from the exons CTAAAGTTCTGGAGGGAT TGCCTCAGCCTCCCACAATAACTCATCAGTCCCCCAAGGATTACATCATCGACCCTCGGGAGAACATCATTATCCACTGTGAGGCGAAAGGAAAGCCTCATCCCAG CTTTTCATGGACACGTAATGGCACTCATTTCGACGCGGAAAAGGATTCCAAAGTTATCATGAAGCCCAACTCAGGCACTCTGGTCATTGACATTAGTGGAGAGAAGGTAGAGGCATACGAGGGTGTTTACCAGTGCATCGCCCGCAACGAGCACGGCTCTGCCTTGTCCAATAACATTGTCATCCGTCAGTCAA GGTCCCCCTTGTGGTCAAAAGAGAGAATTgaaccaatcacagtgcagagGGGTATGTCTCTTGTACTGCAGTGCAGACCCCCAGCTGGCCTGCCTCCTCCAATCATCTTCTGGATGGATAACA ATTTCCAGAGACTACCCCAAAACAGCCGTGTATCCCAGGCTTTAAACGGAGACCTGTATTTCTCCAATGTGCTCATGGATGACAACAGAAACGACTACATCTGCTACGCCCGCTTCCCACACACTCAGACTATCCAACAGAAACAGCCGATCACTGTCAATGTGCTCGACA TTGAAGCTATGAATGACACTGTGTTGGCAGCTTTTTTGAATGGCTCAGATTTTTGGGGTG ACAGTCCTTCTGGGGAGAGAGCGCCCACTTTCATGCAGCCACCAGGAATGCACAGTACCAGCATGGTCCTGAAAGGAGACACGCTGCAACTGGAATGCATCGCTGATGGCCT TCCAACGCCAGATATCTCCTGGAGCAAGGTGAACGGTGACCTGCCAAGCGGCCGTTTTTCATTTCACAGTTTCCAGAAAACTCTGAAGATAACAGAGGTGACAGACGCAGATGGGGGAGATTACCGCTGTTTAGCCAGGAATCGCCTGGGGAGCAACCATCACATCATCACTGTAGTGGTCAGAG CGGCTCCCTTTTGGATCAGTGCCCCTCAGAACCTCATCCTGGCCCCGAAAGAATCTGGAATGCTCACCTGCCGGGCGGATGGCAACCCTAAACCCACGGTCACATGGTCTGTCAATGGAATTCCCATTGAAA ACTCACATAAGGACCCCAGTCGGAAAATCGAAAATGGCAATATCATCCTCAGTGATGTTCAGACCGGCTCAAGTGCTGTTTACCAGTGTAACGCCTCCAATGAGTACGGTTATCTGCTGGGCAATGCCTTTGTCAGTGTCCTGG cTGAACCTCCAAGGGTGCTGACCCCTCCAAATCATGTGTACTCAGTCATCACTAACAGTAGAGCTTTGTTAGACTGTGCTTCGTTTGGCTCACCACTTCCAAAAATCACATG GTTTAAAAACGGTCAGAGTGTATTGGATGGAGACTTGTACATCATTCATAAGAACAATACCTTAGAGATCAATGTGGCTCGGCCAGTACACAGTGGCAAATACACCTGCATTGCCTCAAACAGTCTTGGCaacaaagaaaatcatgtttacCTGGAAGTGAAAG AGCCTACACGGATCCTCAGACAGCCTGAGTATAAAGTGGTCCAGAGAAACGGCATGGCAGAATTTGAGTGCAAGGTCAAACACGACCCCACTCTCTTTCCCTCCATGATATGGCTCAAAGACAATATGGAGCTCCCCGATGACTCTCG aTTTGAGGTGGGCTCTGATAGTCTGACTATACATGACGTGAGAGAGGACGATGAGGGCAACTACACCTGCATCAGAAACACCACCCTTGACCAAGATTCAGCCAGCGCCATGCTCACAGTAGTCG AGCAACCGGATCCGCCCAGAGACCTGGAGCTGACAGACCAACGAGAGCACAGTGTTCGGCTTACATGGACCCCTGGTGATGAAAACAACAGTCCTATTCAAC TGTTCCTGATCCAGTATGAAGATTCGCTTCACGAGCCTGGAGTATGGGTCAATATGACCGAAGTCTCAGGAACCAGCACCACAGCACACTTGGAGCTTTCCCCGTATGTCTATTACTCCTTCAGGGTCCTGGCACTCAATGAAGTGGGTCTGAGTGAACCCAGCGCTCCATCCAGACAGTACAGAACCAACCCTGCAC AGCCTGAAGTGAATCCATCAGACGTTGAAGTCATTGGAACATCACCTGACAGTATAACAATAACTTGGAGG GAGCTGACTGGGCTGGAGTCGAACGGTCCAGGCCTACAGTACAAAGTGAGCTGGAGACAGAAAGATGTGGATCAGCAATGGACTTCTCTCCCTCTGGCCAATGTCTCGCAATATGTGGTGACAGGAACGCCCACTTTTACACCCTATGAAGTCACCGTGCAAGCGGTCAATGAATACGGCCCTGGTCCCAGTCCAGAGGTAGTGCTGGGATATTCAGGAGAGGACT TACCAACTGTGGCCCCAGAGAACGTAAAAGTTTATGTTCAGAATTGGACATTGGCTGAAGTGAGCTGGGACGCTGTTCCTCTTTCAACAGTACAAGGACGACTGAATGGATACAAG GTGAGTTACTGGAAGTTGAGAAGCCTACAGAAGCAAGACCCTGAGCCCAAGAAACCACAGGAGCTCATCTTTCAAGGGAATGAGACGGAGGGTCTTCTGTTTGGCCTTCATCCCTACAGCCAGTACAACCTCAACATTAGAGCCTTCAACGGGAAAGGAGACGGACCCACCAGCTCCAATCAGATATTTGAAACACCAGAGGGAG ttcctgGGCCTCCTGCAGATTTAAAAGTCGAAAATCTGAACCTGGACTCATTGATTGTCAAGTGGGCGCCACCTGTAGAACACAACGGTCACTTGACAGGATACTTGCTCAAATACCAGCCTA TCAATACAACAGATAAACTTGGGCCGCTCAAAGAGCTGCTTCTAGCAGCAAACGAGACCAGCATCACTCTGGACAACCTCAAGCACAGCACACGCTACAAGTTCTATTTGAACGCCAAGACTGTCAAGGGCGCTGGCCCCACTGTCACAGAAGAGGGTGTCACAATCATGGACGAAG CTATGACTAGCAAGCAGGTTGACATAGCCACACAGGGCTGGTTTATCGGGCTGATGTGTGCCATTGCTTTACTGATCCTGGTGCTCCTCATCGTTTGCTTTATAAAGAGGAACAAAGGAGGCAAATATCCAG taaaagaaaaagaagatgcCCATCAAGACCCAGAAATCCAGCCCATGAAAGAGGATGATGGGACATTTGGGGAGTACAG TGACACGGAGGATCACAAGCCCTTGAAAGGCAGCCGGACCCCATCCAATGGGACGGTCAAGAAGGACGACAGTGACGACAGCCTGGTGGATTATGGCGAGGGAGGAGACGGCCAGTTCAACGAGGATGGCTCGTTCATCGGCCAGTACAGCGGGAAGAAGGAAAAAGACACGGCAGAAGGCAACGAGAGTTCGGAGGCTCCTTCTCCGGTCAACGCCATGAACTCCTTTGTGTAA